The following are from one region of the Phycisphaeraceae bacterium genome:
- the asnB gene encoding asparagine synthase (glutamine-hydrolyzing), which yields MCGLVTILAPSPQPDLGDLAAQMLTRIAHRGPDGTGIQTFTQHSRVARGQPATLALAHARLAIQDTTPSGLQPMSTPSDRQHLSFNGEIYNFHELRTQLKHSGVRFRTRTDTEVALHQLTKLGPDALNNFDGMFALFFLDLDRNSLLIARDQFGIKPLYSWRAPGGHLCLASEIKAFTAHPEWVGTLHVNRSLDYLNRGLIDHSSSTLFEGVTQLPPGSFVQLDLSQPAAQPAAWNVRDWYSLPDRPRRNGSVIDELRTSVERRLRSDVLVGSCLSGGIDSSAVVALASTALHATDTSNSLIAVHARTRNAGLDESAFATLVSEQSGCQLHVIEPQGSELFDRLDELVWAQDEPFGSPSIFAQFKVFEHARRLGIKVMLDGQGADETFGGYHAFFKAALAEHLLALRPVAAWSHARAVARLHSTPMFRQLAQAIASLLPSGMRALGRPSPIARLDQWRDPFDTAPHGWRSVRALSLDQISHSSLPMLLHFEDRNSMHFGIEARVPFLAPSLVELALSLDATDKIDAGLTKVALRGALRSIVPDAILDRTDKVAFATPEALWMQRDPRTPQLLERGLDATRSWLSDATRHRLRAQASGALPYDNAVWRVICFGAWRERFNVGEP from the coding sequence ATGTGCGGCCTGGTCACCATTCTTGCCCCCTCCCCACAACCCGATCTGGGTGATCTCGCAGCCCAGATGCTCACCCGCATCGCCCACCGCGGCCCCGATGGAACCGGAATCCAGACCTTTACCCAGCACTCCCGGGTCGCCCGCGGGCAGCCCGCGACCCTTGCCCTTGCGCACGCGCGACTGGCGATCCAGGACACCACTCCATCGGGCCTCCAGCCCATGTCCACCCCCAGTGACCGCCAACATCTCTCCTTCAACGGCGAAATCTACAACTTCCACGAACTTCGCACCCAACTCAAGCACTCGGGCGTGCGCTTCCGCACCCGTACCGACACCGAAGTCGCACTCCACCAACTTACGAAACTCGGACCCGACGCGCTTAACAATTTTGATGGCATGTTCGCCCTTTTCTTTCTCGACCTCGACCGCAACTCCCTCCTGATCGCGCGCGACCAGTTTGGAATCAAGCCTCTTTATTCCTGGCGCGCCCCTGGCGGCCATCTCTGCCTCGCCAGTGAAATCAAAGCCTTTACGGCACACCCTGAATGGGTGGGCACGCTTCATGTCAATCGCAGCCTCGACTACCTTAATCGGGGACTCATTGATCACAGTTCCTCTACCCTTTTTGAGGGTGTAACCCAACTCCCCCCCGGATCGTTCGTCCAACTCGATCTGAGCCAGCCAGCCGCCCAGCCAGCCGCATGGAATGTTCGCGACTGGTACTCGCTCCCAGACCGCCCCCGCCGCAACGGCTCGGTGATCGACGAGCTGCGCACCAGTGTCGAACGACGGCTTCGCTCGGATGTACTCGTCGGCTCATGCCTCAGTGGCGGGATCGATTCGTCGGCTGTCGTCGCGCTGGCCAGCACTGCCCTGCATGCAACCGATACTTCAAACTCTCTCATCGCCGTCCACGCCCGCACCCGCAACGCGGGTCTGGACGAGAGCGCCTTTGCCACGCTTGTCAGTGAACAGTCGGGCTGTCAACTTCACGTCATCGAGCCGCAGGGCAGCGAACTTTTCGACCGACTCGACGAACTCGTCTGGGCGCAGGACGAGCCATTCGGGTCGCCATCGATCTTCGCACAGTTCAAGGTCTTCGAGCATGCACGCCGACTCGGCATCAAGGTCATGCTTGATGGTCAAGGTGCCGACGAAACATTCGGCGGGTACCACGCCTTCTTCAAAGCCGCGCTCGCTGAACATCTCCTCGCCCTTCGCCCAGTCGCAGCATGGTCGCACGCACGCGCGGTCGCACGCCTGCACAGCACCCCGATGTTCCGACAGCTTGCCCAAGCCATCGCCTCGCTCCTTCCGTCCGGCATGCGGGCTTTGGGCCGCCCGTCGCCGATTGCTCGCCTCGACCAGTGGCGCGATCCGTTCGACACTGCACCGCACGGCTGGCGCAGCGTGCGCGCGTTGTCCCTTGACCAAATCTCGCACAGCAGCCTGCCCATGCTCCTGCATTTCGAGGACCGCAACTCCATGCATTTCGGCATCGAGGCACGCGTTCCCTTTCTCGCTCCGAGTCTTGTCGAACTCGCGCTGAGCCTTGATGCCACCGACAAGATCGACGCAGGTCTGACCAAGGTCGCTCTGCGCGGCGCACTGCGTTCCATTGTGCCCGATGCCATCCTCGATCGCACAGACAAGGTGGCTTTTGCCACTCCCGAAGCGCTCTGGATGCAGCGCGACCCACGCACACCCCAACTCCTCGAACGCGGGCTCGACGCCACTCGTTCGTGGCTGAGCGATGCAACCCGCCATCGACTCCGGGCGCAAGCTTCTGGCGCACTTCCCTACGACAACGCGGTG
- a CDS encoding NAD-dependent epimerase/dehydratase family protein → MNISGKKVMVIGGAGLIGSHVVDELLKTDVGEVVVYDNFFRGSYDNLAEALTDPRVTISPHGGDVLHEDILNRAMEGCHGVFHLAALWILQCHEYPQTAFDVNVRGTFNVIMAAIRNKVERVVYSSSASVYGDAVELPMTEDHPYNNDTFYGATKIAGEHFFKSLGKRYGLNWTGLRYMNVYGPRQDYKGAYIAVMHKILDRIESGRSPVVYGDGSQQYDFVHVTDVARANVLAMQSDVNGKNYNVGRGIGTSIKDLTQLLLDLTGSELEIEYEKAGLTFVTNRIGCPKAAEADLGFKWGVDLRDGMQSLIEWRRNNEEALSNKQRASGGVLAS, encoded by the coding sequence GTGAACATTTCGGGAAAAAAGGTCATGGTGATCGGTGGTGCCGGGTTGATCGGCAGCCACGTGGTTGATGAGTTGCTCAAAACCGACGTGGGGGAAGTGGTCGTGTACGACAACTTCTTTCGGGGGTCGTATGACAACTTGGCTGAGGCGCTGACGGACCCGCGTGTGACCATCTCGCCACACGGGGGGGATGTTCTGCACGAAGACATCCTGAACCGCGCCATGGAAGGGTGCCACGGGGTGTTTCACCTTGCAGCGTTGTGGATTCTTCAGTGCCACGAGTATCCGCAGACAGCGTTCGATGTGAATGTGCGCGGCACGTTCAACGTCATCATGGCAGCGATTCGCAACAAGGTCGAGCGCGTGGTGTACTCGTCATCGGCGTCGGTGTATGGCGATGCGGTCGAACTTCCGATGACGGAGGATCACCCGTACAACAACGACACGTTTTATGGCGCGACGAAGATTGCGGGTGAGCACTTTTTCAAGAGTCTGGGCAAGCGATACGGGCTCAACTGGACCGGTCTTCGGTATATGAATGTCTATGGCCCGCGGCAGGACTACAAGGGCGCGTACATCGCGGTGATGCACAAAATTCTTGATCGGATCGAGAGCGGGCGCTCGCCGGTGGTCTATGGCGACGGGAGCCAGCAGTACGACTTTGTGCATGTGACGGATGTTGCGCGGGCCAACGTGCTGGCGATGCAGTCGGATGTGAACGGGAAGAACTACAACGTCGGGCGCGGCATCGGGACGAGCATCAAGGACTTGACGCAACTGTTGCTTGATCTGACGGGCAGCGAGCTCGAGATCGAGTATGAAAAGGCCGGGTTGACCTTTGTGACGAACCGGATCGGGTGTCCGAAGGCTGCGGAGGCGGACCTGGGTTTCAAGTGGGGGGTCGATCTGCGTGACGGGATGCAGAGTCTGATCGAGTGGCGGCGCAACAATGAAGAAGCGCTGTCGAACAAGCAGCGTGCTTCAGGGGGCGTGCTGGCGTCGTGA
- the asnB gene encoding asparagine synthase (glutamine-hydrolyzing), which translates to MCGIAGIVSLSGRPIDPNTPKRMCDLIAHRGPDDAGYVFFHHGSSDTGRGSSWARFADAEFRHINEHLPIFGGDYSRTELAEREFTVGFGHRRLAILDLSPAGHQPMCTSDRMLWIVHNGEVYNFPQLRADLEARGYRFRSGTDTEVILSLWEEYGPECVKMLDGMFAFAIYDRRDNSMTLVRDRFGVKPVYYAMVGDTLLFASEAKALFGSRILKPEIDPATLVEYMTFQNTFTRQTIWRNVSILQPGEMLRVEPGSGRQPKLVQYHSMATALDGAMEDEDRCVGLVAEHFGRAVQQQLISDVPVGSYLSGGMDSGSIVAVAGKTIDRLHTFTGGFDLTNVNGIEQGFDERRMAEQLSHLLQTEHYDVVLHAGDMPAAMERLTWHMDDPRVGMCHQNWYVAKLASRFVKVCLAGTGGDELFAGYPWRYRAAFATAGVQEFDDAILRSWHRLLPPDQMAGLFAGDLHMHLDEPRRRFETVMQDAPQWSGAFGRAENLTHRALYFEAATFLHGLLVTDDHISMAHSLETRVPFLDNALAELAWRISPAVKLKMDGLRGESSGKFIDSADGKHVLRRAMERYLPREFVYNRKQGFSPPDENWYRGPSMDYIKSILLDTQTTTRPWFEARFVQDRLSEHFEGRQNHRLLIWSLLSFEWIQRHFADGPALVPDPGLRSVRPVVQVPIERGSAATSEHTV; encoded by the coding sequence ATGTGTGGCATCGCAGGGATCGTGAGCCTGAGCGGCCGACCGATTGACCCGAATACGCCTAAGCGGATGTGCGACCTGATTGCGCATCGCGGGCCTGATGACGCGGGGTATGTTTTTTTTCATCATGGCAGCAGCGACACGGGGCGAGGCTCGTCGTGGGCGCGATTTGCGGATGCCGAGTTCAGGCACATCAACGAGCATCTGCCGATTTTTGGCGGTGACTATTCGCGGACCGAACTGGCGGAGCGCGAGTTTACGGTTGGGTTCGGGCACAGGCGTCTTGCGATCCTGGACCTTTCGCCGGCGGGTCATCAGCCGATGTGCACGTCTGACCGCATGCTGTGGATCGTGCACAACGGGGAGGTCTACAACTTTCCGCAACTGAGAGCGGATCTTGAGGCGCGCGGATATCGCTTTCGCAGCGGGACAGACACGGAAGTCATTCTGTCGCTCTGGGAAGAGTACGGCCCCGAATGTGTGAAGATGCTCGATGGCATGTTCGCATTTGCCATTTATGATCGGCGTGATAACTCGATGACGCTGGTGCGCGATCGCTTCGGCGTCAAGCCGGTGTATTACGCAATGGTCGGCGACACGCTGCTGTTTGCGAGCGAAGCCAAGGCGCTCTTTGGCAGCCGCATTCTCAAGCCGGAAATAGACCCGGCGACGCTGGTCGAGTACATGACATTTCAGAATACGTTTACGCGGCAGACGATCTGGCGCAATGTTTCGATTCTGCAGCCTGGGGAGATGTTGCGTGTTGAGCCCGGCTCGGGGCGCCAGCCGAAGCTTGTGCAGTATCACTCGATGGCGACGGCGCTGGACGGCGCAATGGAAGACGAGGATCGTTGTGTCGGGCTCGTGGCTGAGCACTTCGGGCGGGCGGTGCAGCAGCAGTTGATCAGCGATGTGCCGGTGGGGTCGTATCTCTCGGGCGGGATGGATTCGGGCTCGATTGTTGCGGTCGCTGGCAAAACGATCGATCGGTTGCACACGTTTACGGGCGGGTTCGATCTGACGAATGTGAATGGGATCGAACAGGGGTTTGACGAGCGGCGGATGGCTGAGCAACTGAGCCACCTGTTGCAGACCGAGCACTATGACGTGGTGTTGCACGCGGGCGACATGCCGGCCGCGATGGAGAGATTGACGTGGCACATGGACGATCCTCGCGTGGGGATGTGCCATCAGAATTGGTATGTTGCGAAGCTTGCGAGTCGGTTTGTGAAGGTCTGCCTCGCGGGGACCGGCGGAGACGAATTGTTTGCGGGATATCCGTGGCGGTATCGGGCAGCATTTGCCACAGCGGGAGTGCAAGAGTTTGATGATGCAATCTTGCGGTCGTGGCATCGACTGCTGCCTCCCGACCAGATGGCGGGGTTGTTTGCCGGTGATCTGCACATGCACCTTGATGAACCTCGGCGGCGCTTCGAGACCGTGATGCAGGATGCGCCGCAATGGAGCGGTGCGTTCGGCCGGGCGGAGAACCTGACGCATCGAGCACTGTACTTTGAAGCGGCAACGTTTCTTCATGGTTTGCTGGTGACGGACGATCATATTTCGATGGCGCACAGTCTTGAGACGCGGGTGCCGTTCCTTGACAACGCGCTGGCGGAGCTTGCGTGGCGTATTTCGCCAGCGGTGAAGTTGAAGATGGATGGGCTGCGCGGCGAGAGCAGCGGGAAGTTCATCGATTCGGCGGATGGCAAGCATGTTCTGCGCCGGGCGATGGAGCGGTACCTGCCGCGCGAGTTTGTGTACAACCGCAAGCAGGGGTTCAGCCCGCCGGATGAGAACTGGTATCGTGGGCCTTCGATGGATTACATCAAGTCGATTCTGCTGGACACGCAGACGACGACGAGGCCCTGGTTTGAGGCGCGGTTTGTGCAGGATCGGTTGAGCGAGCACTTCGAGGGTCGGCAGAACCATCGATTGCTGATCTGGTCTTTGTTGAGTTTCGAGTGGATCCAGAGGCACTTTGCCGACGGCCCGGCGTTGGTGCCCGATCCGGGCCTGCGATCGGTCAGGCCTGTGGTGCAGGTTCCGATTGAACGTGGTTCGGCCGCGACGTCCGAGCACACGGTGTGA
- the ruvX gene encoding Holliday junction resolvase RuvX yields MRYLAIDLGDRRTGLALGDSVTGIASPCGLIEVPLERNGGEDLLLAIEKAALRELGPAGSAGELVMGLPLNMDGSEGPAATKIRLFAERVARRTLRVVHVHDERLSTADADERMSRSGLTRDQKKRRRDAIAAAGILRSFLSERAE; encoded by the coding sequence ATGCGATATCTGGCGATTGATCTTGGAGACCGGCGAACGGGGCTCGCGCTGGGCGACAGTGTGACGGGCATCGCCAGCCCGTGCGGTCTGATCGAAGTCCCGCTCGAAAGAAACGGAGGCGAAGACCTGCTCCTGGCGATCGAGAAGGCTGCGCTGCGCGAGCTTGGTCCGGCAGGCTCGGCGGGCGAACTGGTGATGGGGCTGCCGCTGAACATGGATGGATCGGAAGGCCCGGCCGCGACGAAGATACGATTGTTTGCCGAACGAGTGGCCCGCAGGACGCTGCGGGTGGTGCATGTGCATGACGAGAGACTGAGCACCGCCGATGCGGATGAACGCATGTCGCGTTCGGGGTTGACGCGGGATCAGAAGAAGCGTCGGCGGGATGCCATCGCGGCTGCGGGTATTCTTCGCAGTTTCCTGAGCGAGCGGGCCGAATAA
- a CDS encoding 1-acyl-sn-glycerol-3-phosphate acyltransferase, with the protein MELVVWAILVLISLLLVGLLSRWIHDNPSGDFESGVLYRVGRLYVRLVHRLKVNGQDHIPNTRAPGPLIVIANHTAGIDPILIQSVCPFEIRWIMAHDMREPRLEWFWRWKKIIFVSRGEQQSMGLRRALDHLKLGGVLGIFPEGGLERPPQQILPFYPGLGLLVRKSGARVLPVFIDGTPQVDPAWASLWHPSHSSVTFSPPTTLCHLPAAEISTTLRQQFLDLSGWPANDTPAQVDGDTQKVPGCMGKTASTSKHRSVA; encoded by the coding sequence ATGGAGCTCGTCGTCTGGGCAATTCTGGTGCTCATATCCCTGCTTTTGGTGGGTCTGCTCTCCCGTTGGATTCACGATAACCCCAGCGGCGACTTCGAGTCCGGCGTGCTCTACCGCGTGGGGCGCCTGTACGTTCGCCTCGTCCACCGCCTCAAGGTCAATGGACAAGATCATATCCCAAACACACGCGCGCCAGGCCCGTTGATCGTCATTGCCAACCACACCGCCGGCATCGACCCGATTCTGATCCAGTCCGTCTGCCCCTTCGAGATCCGTTGGATCATGGCTCACGACATGCGCGAGCCACGCCTCGAGTGGTTCTGGCGCTGGAAAAAAATCATCTTCGTCAGCCGCGGCGAGCAGCAAAGCATGGGGCTGCGTCGCGCGCTCGATCACCTCAAGCTCGGTGGCGTGCTCGGGATCTTTCCCGAAGGTGGGCTCGAACGACCGCCACAACAAATTCTCCCGTTCTATCCAGGCCTCGGGCTTCTGGTTCGTAAATCGGGCGCGCGCGTCTTGCCCGTGTTCATCGATGGCACGCCACAGGTCGATCCCGCCTGGGCCAGTCTCTGGCACCCGAGCCATTCATCGGTCACCTTCAGCCCACCAACAACGCTCTGCCACCTGCCCGCAGCCGAAATCTCAACAACCCTGCGACAGCAGTTCCTCGATCTCTCGGGCTGGCCCGCGAACGACACCCCGGCCCAAGTGGACGGCGACACCCAGAAGGTTCCCGGGTGCATGGGCAAGACCGCATCAACAAGCAAGCACCGTTCAGTCGCCTGA
- a CDS encoding replication-associated recombination protein A, with amino-acid sequence MSDLWASSREKVRRGVEPLAVRMRPRTIDEFVGQGQILGEGKLLRRMIQADAITSLILHGPAGTGKTTLAEVIAGATRRRFVRENAASVGVKRVREVIDEATGALESTGVRTILFLDEIHRFSKAQQDVLLGDVERGLITLIGATTENPLFAVNSALISRSTLFRLESLGTEEIARVVRLAIADRERGYGSLDLTVTDEAVEVWAIKSEGDARRALTALEVAVLSCQKQGRASDAAIVIDKQIAEESIQEKVAVYGDDGHYDAASAMIKSVRGSDPDAALYWIARMLEAGEDPRFIARRLAILASEDIGNADPRAIVIAEACWSLCERIGMPECRITLGQTAVYLALAPKSNASYVAIEAAIADVREGRVLPVPMHLRDPNSSPIADESGKGVKMRKREGEKYEYSHKVAGKVTGQDYLGVAKRYFEPTEEGAERILKQRLIEIRQLRERRQQDEPEQTDEG; translated from the coding sequence ATGAGCGATCTGTGGGCATCATCGCGTGAGAAGGTTCGGCGGGGGGTTGAACCCCTTGCGGTGCGGATGCGCCCTAGAACGATTGACGAGTTTGTGGGGCAGGGTCAGATTCTTGGAGAGGGGAAACTGCTGCGCCGGATGATTCAGGCCGATGCGATTACATCGCTGATTCTGCATGGCCCTGCGGGGACAGGGAAGACCACGCTGGCTGAGGTGATCGCGGGGGCGACGCGACGGCGCTTCGTGCGCGAGAACGCGGCTTCGGTGGGGGTCAAGCGTGTGCGCGAGGTGATCGACGAAGCGACCGGGGCGCTTGAGTCGACTGGTGTGCGCACGATTCTGTTCCTTGATGAAATTCACCGATTTTCGAAAGCGCAACAGGATGTGCTGCTCGGGGATGTGGAGCGGGGGCTGATTACCCTGATCGGCGCGACGACGGAAAATCCCCTGTTTGCGGTCAACAGCGCGCTCATCAGTCGGAGCACGCTGTTTCGGCTTGAGTCTCTGGGTACTGAGGAAATTGCGCGGGTTGTGAGGCTGGCGATTGCGGACCGGGAGCGGGGATATGGGTCGTTGGACCTGACGGTGACGGATGAGGCGGTCGAGGTCTGGGCGATCAAAAGCGAAGGCGATGCACGGCGTGCGCTGACGGCTCTTGAGGTGGCGGTGCTCAGTTGCCAGAAGCAGGGTCGGGCTTCAGATGCGGCGATCGTGATTGACAAGCAGATCGCGGAAGAGTCGATCCAGGAAAAGGTGGCGGTCTATGGCGATGACGGGCACTATGACGCTGCGAGCGCGATGATCAAGAGTGTTCGCGGGTCGGATCCGGATGCGGCGTTGTACTGGATTGCGCGCATGCTCGAGGCGGGCGAGGATCCTCGATTTATTGCGAGGCGGCTGGCGATTCTGGCGAGCGAAGACATCGGCAATGCGGACCCCAGGGCGATTGTGATTGCCGAGGCGTGCTGGAGCCTGTGCGAGCGGATCGGCATGCCCGAGTGTCGCATCACTCTGGGGCAGACAGCGGTGTATCTGGCACTTGCGCCCAAGAGCAACGCGTCGTATGTAGCAATTGAGGCAGCCATCGCGGATGTGCGCGAGGGGCGGGTGCTGCCGGTGCCGATGCACTTGCGGGATCCGAACTCGTCGCCGATCGCGGATGAATCGGGCAAAGGCGTGAAGATGCGCAAGCGCGAGGGCGAGAAGTATGAGTACAGCCACAAAGTGGCTGGGAAGGTGACGGGGCAGGATTACCTGGGCGTGGCGAAGAGATATTTTGAGCCCACCGAAGAGGGGGCTGAGAGAATCCTGAAGCAGCGGCTGATCGAGATTCGTCAACTGAGGGAGAGGCGGCAGCAGGATGAGCCAGAACAGACCGACGAAGGCTGA
- a CDS encoding 5-formyltetrahydrofolate cyclo-ligase yields the protein MSQNRPTKAEVRASLRAIEPPADRAQAEAAIVESLREVCSEDEKGVLAYLWLGDEPRIDDLMQWLLSRGRCVCVPMVDWSAGEMAPGRVGNLDSLVTGRYGVREPEGGSEVVPILEIGTVLVPGVGFDRDGYRLGRGGGFYDRFLSRLGPEVRRVGVVFENRVVACVPRDPWDEKVERIVTERGVAVVRGALER from the coding sequence ATGAGCCAGAACAGACCGACGAAGGCTGAGGTTCGGGCGTCGTTGCGTGCCATCGAGCCTCCGGCGGATCGGGCGCAGGCAGAGGCGGCGATCGTGGAGTCACTGCGCGAGGTGTGCTCGGAGGATGAAAAGGGGGTTCTGGCGTACTTGTGGCTGGGTGATGAGCCTCGGATTGATGATTTGATGCAGTGGTTGCTGTCGCGGGGGCGTTGTGTTTGTGTGCCGATGGTGGATTGGAGTGCTGGGGAGATGGCACCGGGGCGTGTGGGCAATCTGGATTCGCTGGTGACGGGGCGGTATGGTGTGCGAGAGCCTGAAGGCGGGAGCGAGGTTGTGCCGATTCTTGAGATTGGGACTGTGCTTGTGCCGGGGGTTGGGTTTGATCGTGATGGATATCGTCTTGGGCGTGGTGGGGGGTTTTATGACCGGTTTTTGTCACGTCTGGGGCCTGAGGTCCGGCGTGTCGGGGTGGTGTTCGAGAATCGGGTGGTGGCCTGTGTGCCTCGCGACCCGTGGGACGAGAAAGTCGAGCGGATCGTGACCGAACGTGGTGTTGCGGTTGTTCGCGGAGCATTGGAAAGGTGA